The Gemmatimonadaceae bacterium genome contains the following window.
TGGGCCGCCCGAAGTCGGCCAACTCGTCGAGCGCCGCGCGCACCGTGCGCCCGGTGTACAGCACATCGTCCACGATCACCACGTGTTTGCCATCGATGTCCCACGGAATGTCGGTCGGCCCGACCACGGGTCGGGGCCCCACCGTCTGCAGGTCGTCGCGGTACAGCGTGATGTCGAGCGCGCCCTGCGGGACCGTGACGTGCTCGCGTTCGGCGATCATCGATACGATTCGCGCCGCGAGTTGAACTCCGCGGCGCTGAATACCAACGATGAGCAGATCGTCCGTGCCATCGTTCAACTCGACGATTTCGTCGGCCATTCGACGGAGGGTTCGTTGGAGCGATCGCGCGTCGAGAATGGTGAGAGGGGAGGCGGGCATCGCCACCCAAT
Protein-coding sequences here:
- the pyrR gene encoding bifunctional pyr operon transcriptional regulator/uracil phosphoribosyltransferase PyrR, with the translated sequence MPASPLTILDARSLQRTLRRMADEIVELNDGTDDLLIVGIQRRGVQLAARIVSMIAEREHVTVPQGALDITLYRDDLQTVGPRPVVGPTDIPWDIDGKHVVIVDDVLYTGRTVRAALDELADFGRPKRIALAVLIDRGGRELPIHADVVGKTLDVAPGGRIDVMVTELDGRDAVVQIRPEAGT